A window of the Streptomyces sp. NBC_00250 genome harbors these coding sequences:
- a CDS encoding MFS transporter: MYRDTLTLLGPALPVVSFLGRLPTAMCQLGSLLLVAETTGSLATAGLTGGALAAGQTVAGPVIGRLTDRHGQRSVVLAASLANAIAVAALVLAALARTPTAWLMVLGALAGATVPQIGPLARTRSVALARRSGADDRTVGTVLSFEGTLDEVSFVLGPALVGLAAALAHPAAALLLAALLLAACGTAFALHPTVRATAPEPSLSTRSGAAERTRLPGSAYLLRGTMVLQGAMFGASQAGITALTEELGAPAQAGLVYAAMGVMSAAVGLSMAAVPARFGLMTRWRTATAALVVLSVPLPFVGSLGALYAVVIVLGAAYAPHLITVFGLTERTVPATRLAESMAFLTSGIVGGQALALAVSGRLAEGHGAPAAFAVAVGAAVACALLSWTVRVTTPGPVGKLRPAAAEPSG; encoded by the coding sequence ATGTATCGCGACACGTTGACCCTGCTCGGCCCCGCCCTGCCGGTGGTCTCCTTCCTCGGCCGGCTGCCCACCGCCATGTGCCAGCTCGGCAGCCTGCTCCTGGTCGCCGAGACGACCGGCTCCCTCGCCACGGCCGGGCTCACGGGCGGCGCGCTCGCGGCGGGACAGACCGTCGCCGGGCCCGTCATCGGCCGGCTCACCGACCGGCACGGCCAGCGCTCGGTCGTCCTCGCGGCCTCCCTCGCCAACGCGATCGCCGTCGCCGCCCTCGTCCTCGCCGCGCTCGCCCGGACGCCCACCGCCTGGCTGATGGTCCTCGGCGCGCTCGCCGGGGCCACCGTCCCCCAGATCGGACCGCTCGCCAGGACCCGCTCGGTGGCCCTCGCCCGCCGCTCCGGCGCGGACGACCGGACCGTCGGCACGGTGCTCTCCTTCGAGGGCACCCTCGACGAGGTGTCCTTCGTCCTCGGCCCCGCCCTCGTCGGCCTCGCCGCCGCCCTCGCCCACCCGGCGGCCGCGCTCCTCCTGGCGGCCCTGCTGCTCGCCGCCTGCGGCACCGCCTTCGCACTCCACCCGACCGTCCGGGCCACCGCGCCCGAGCCGTCCCTCTCCACCCGATCGGGTGCCGCCGAACGGACGCGGCTGCCGGGATCGGCCTACCTCCTGCGCGGCACGATGGTCCTCCAGGGCGCCATGTTCGGCGCCTCGCAGGCCGGGATCACCGCCCTCACCGAGGAGCTCGGCGCGCCCGCCCAGGCCGGGCTGGTCTACGCGGCGATGGGCGTGATGAGCGCCGCCGTCGGTCTCTCCATGGCGGCCGTGCCCGCCCGGTTCGGGCTCATGACCCGCTGGCGCACCGCGACCGCCGCGCTCGTCGTCCTCTCCGTACCGCTGCCGTTCGTCGGCTCGCTCGGCGCGCTCTACGCGGTGGTGATCGTCCTCGGCGCCGCGTACGCCCCGCACCTCATCACCGTCTTCGGACTCACCGAACGGACCGTGCCGGCGACCCGGCTCGCCGAGTCCATGGCCTTCCTCACCAGCGGGATCGTCGGCGGCCAGGCCCTCGCCCTGGCCGTCTCCGGGCGGCTCGCCGAGGGCCACGGCGCCCCCGCCGCCTTCGCGGTGGCGGTGGGGGCGGCCGTGGCCTGCGCGCTGCTGTCCTGGACGGTACGGGTGACGACGCCCGGTCCCGTGGGGAAGCTCAGGCCGGCCGCCGCAGAACCGTCAGGCTGA